Proteins co-encoded in one Psychromonas sp. L1A2 genomic window:
- a CDS encoding outer membrane protein assembly factor BamE, translating into MTIKKILACLAVTFSLSGCSFLYDTFVYQIDVVQGNYIDSEKLAEIEIGMTQQQIIYVLGSPMLIDQFDSSKWYYIRYIKPGGEEVQQSEIILTFDGNKLIEISSDNTSEENPLVKSPKVKKEPNEAAQTNDTKVPLTSE; encoded by the coding sequence ATGACTATTAAAAAAATACTTGCCTGCCTTGCTGTTACCTTCTCCCTTTCTGGTTGCTCTTTTTTATACGATACATTTGTATATCAAATTGATGTTGTACAAGGAAATTATATTGATAGTGAGAAATTAGCTGAAATAGAAATCGGTATGACTCAACAACAAATTATTTATGTATTAGGATCCCCAATGTTGATTGACCAGTTTGATTCGTCAAAATGGTATTATATTCGCTATATCAAACCAGGTGGCGAAGAAGTACAACAGTCAGAGATAATATTAACATTTGACGGTAATAAATTGATTGAGATAAGCAGTGACAATACATCTGAAGAAAATCCTTTAGTGAAAAGCCCTAAAGTCAAAAAAGAGCCAAATGAAGCAGCACAAACTAACGATACAAAAGTACCTTTGACTTCAGAATAA
- a CDS encoding TIGR02647 family protein: protein MIKNYSDTFLEEMKLLAKFPETSQLEGLKIHKEAAHSVIQAAQSLFDKGLISQHDGGYLTDSGLETAEHLRHVITTLN, encoded by the coding sequence ATGATTAAAAATTACTCTGATACTTTTTTAGAAGAAATGAAATTACTTGCTAAATTCCCTGAAACGTCTCAACTAGAAGGATTAAAAATTCATAAAGAAGCAGCACATTCAGTCATTCAAGCTGCTCAATCTCTATTTGATAAAGGTCTTATTTCCCAACATGACGGAGGATATTTAACTGATAGTGGGTTAGAGACCGCCGAGCATTTACGCCATGTCATCACCACTTTAAATTAA
- the xthA gene encoding exodeoxyribonuclease III, producing MKVISFNINGLRARLHQLQAIIDKHQPDVIGLQEIKVHNDAFPIEAVEAMGYHVYYHGQKAHYGVAMLCKQKPTSVQYGFPTDNEDHQKRMIMVTVDDEDGQPVHILNGYFPQGENQTHETKYPYKRQFYQDLNTYLNENHTAEEQVIVMGDINISPLDLDIGIGEVNAKRWLQTKKCSFLPEEREWLATLMSFGFTDTFRLLHPEENEKFSWFDYRSRGFDDNRGLRIDVVLATASLAEKTVEADIDYELRGIEKPSDHAPIWTEFA from the coding sequence ATGAAAGTTATTTCATTCAACATTAACGGGCTTCGTGCACGTCTTCATCAATTACAAGCAATCATCGACAAGCACCAACCAGATGTGATCGGTCTGCAAGAGATCAAAGTCCATAATGATGCTTTTCCAATTGAAGCAGTAGAAGCGATGGGTTATCACGTTTATTATCATGGTCAAAAAGCGCATTATGGCGTGGCTATGTTATGTAAACAAAAGCCGACTTCAGTACAGTATGGTTTCCCGACCGATAATGAAGATCATCAAAAACGCATGATCATGGTAACGGTAGATGATGAAGATGGGCAACCAGTTCATATTTTGAATGGTTACTTTCCACAGGGTGAAAATCAAACACATGAAACTAAATACCCTTATAAACGTCAATTCTATCAAGACCTGAACACTTATCTTAATGAAAACCACACGGCAGAAGAGCAAGTGATCGTGATGGGCGATATTAATATTTCTCCACTAGATTTAGATATCGGTATTGGTGAAGTTAATGCAAAACGCTGGTTACAAACTAAAAAATGTAGTTTCTTACCGGAAGAACGTGAATGGTTGGCAACATTAATGAGCTTTGGCTTCACCGATACATTCCGTTTATTGCACCCAGAAGAAAATGAAAAATTCAGTTGGTTTGATTATCGCTCTCGTGGTTTTGATGATAATCGAGGATTACGTATTGATGTCGTCTTAGCAACAGCATCATTAGCAGAGAAAACAGTAGAAGCGGACATTGATTACGAATTAAGAGGCATTGAAAAACCTTCAGATCACGCGCCAATCTGGACTGAATTCGCTTAA